A genomic segment from Brevundimonas sp. SORGH_AS_0993 encodes:
- a CDS encoding S-(hydroxymethyl)glutathione dehydrogenase/class III alcohol dehydrogenase, translating to MKTRAAVAFEAKRPLEIVEVDLEGPRAGEVLIEIKATGVCHTDAYTLDGLDSEGLFPSILGHEGAGVVVEVGPGVTSVQVGDHVIPLYTPECRQCKSCLSRKTNLCTAIRGTQGKGLMPDGTSRFSYKGQAIAHYMGCSTFSNYTVLPEIAVAKIRKDAPFDKACYVGCGVTTGVGAVVNTAKVEPGANAVVFGLGGIGLNVIQGLKMVGADMIVGVDLNPDKEAWGRRFGMTHFVNPKDVSDVVAHLVELTGGGADYTFDCTGNTVVMRQALEACHRGWGESVVIGVAEAGKEIATRPFQLVTGRVWRGSAFGGARGRTDTPRIVDWYMDGKIEIDPMITHTLPLERINEAFDLMHAGESIRSVVVF from the coding sequence ATGAAAACCCGCGCCGCCGTCGCCTTCGAGGCCAAACGTCCGCTGGAGATCGTCGAGGTCGATCTGGAAGGCCCGCGCGCCGGCGAGGTGCTGATCGAGATCAAGGCCACGGGCGTCTGCCACACCGACGCCTATACGCTGGACGGGCTGGACTCGGAGGGCCTCTTCCCCAGCATCCTGGGCCACGAGGGCGCCGGCGTGGTGGTCGAGGTGGGGCCGGGCGTGACCTCGGTGCAGGTCGGCGACCACGTCATCCCGCTTTACACGCCGGAATGCCGCCAGTGTAAGTCGTGCCTCAGCCGCAAGACCAATCTTTGCACCGCCATCCGGGGCACCCAGGGCAAGGGGCTGATGCCCGACGGCACCAGCCGCTTTTCCTACAAGGGGCAGGCCATCGCCCACTATATGGGCTGCTCCACCTTCTCGAACTACACCGTCCTGCCCGAGATCGCGGTGGCCAAGATCAGGAAGGACGCCCCGTTCGACAAGGCCTGCTACGTCGGCTGCGGCGTGACGACGGGGGTGGGCGCGGTGGTCAATACGGCCAAGGTGGAGCCGGGCGCCAACGCCGTCGTGTTCGGCCTGGGCGGCATCGGCCTGAACGTCATCCAGGGTCTGAAGATGGTCGGCGCCGACATGATCGTGGGCGTGGACCTGAACCCCGACAAGGAGGCGTGGGGCCGTCGTTTCGGCATGACCCATTTCGTCAATCCGAAGGACGTGTCGGACGTGGTGGCCCATCTGGTCGAACTGACCGGCGGCGGCGCGGATTACACCTTCGACTGCACCGGCAACACCGTGGTGATGCGCCAGGCGCTGGAGGCCTGCCATCGCGGCTGGGGCGAGAGCGTCGTCATCGGCGTGGCCGAGGCGGGCAAGGAGATCGCCACCCGCCCGTTCCAGCTGGTCACGGGTCGCGTCTGGCGCGGCTCGGCCTTCGGCGGCGCGCGCGGCCGCACCGACACGCCCAGGATCGTCGACTGGTACATGGACGGCAAGATCGAGATCGACCCCATGATCACCCACACCCTGCCGCTGGAACGCATCAACGAAGCCTTCGACCTGATGCACGCGGGCGAAAGCATCCGGTCGGTGGTGGTGTTCTGA
- a CDS encoding VOC family protein yields the protein MFTHVTVGADDVEASRRFYDAALGALGVEPGQGPDLKGRYWWRTRLGAFAVGKPIDGEPACHANGGTIGFYAKNADAVRAFHDAGVAAGGRAIEDPPGERQGPFGPMILAYLRDPSGNKICAMHRKSV from the coding sequence ATGTTCACCCACGTCACCGTCGGCGCCGACGACGTCGAGGCTTCGCGCCGCTTCTACGACGCCGCCCTGGGGGCGCTGGGCGTCGAGCCGGGGCAGGGGCCGGACCTCAAGGGGCGCTATTGGTGGCGGACGCGGCTGGGCGCCTTCGCGGTCGGCAAGCCGATCGACGGCGAACCGGCCTGCCACGCCAACGGCGGCACCATTGGCTTCTACGCCAAAAACGCCGACGCCGTTCGGGCCTTCCATGACGCCGGCGTCGCCGCCGGCGGCCGCGCCATCGAGGACCCGCCCGGCGAGCGTCAGGGGCCGTTCGGGCCGATGATCCTGGCCTATCTGCGCGATCCGTCGGGCAACAAGATCTGCGCCATGCACCGAAAGAGCGTCTGA
- the fghA gene encoding S-formylglutathione hydrolase produces the protein METIKTHAVHGGTLRYLKHDSTATGTPMTLSVFTPGGPGPFPVLIWLSGLTCTEDNFTTKAGAYRAAAEHGLIVVAPDTSPRGEGVADDPAYDLGQGAGFYVDATQGPWAPHFRMETYVTDELIGLIDANFPTTGARSISGHSMGGHGALTLALNHPDLFRSVSAFAPICSPTRCPWGEKAFTAYLGQDRAARDRHDAAKLIAAGAARGVYDDILVDQGDADSFLTDQLKPELLQAAADAAGQKMTIRIQPGYDHSYFFMASFIADHIAFHAERLKG, from the coding sequence ATGGAAACCATCAAGACCCACGCCGTCCACGGCGGAACCCTGCGCTATCTGAAGCACGACAGCACAGCGACCGGTACGCCGATGACCCTGTCGGTCTTCACGCCGGGCGGACCGGGGCCGTTTCCCGTGCTGATCTGGCTGTCGGGCCTGACCTGCACCGAGGACAATTTCACCACCAAGGCCGGCGCCTATCGGGCCGCCGCCGAGCATGGCCTCATCGTCGTGGCGCCGGACACCAGCCCGCGCGGCGAAGGGGTGGCCGACGATCCGGCCTATGACCTGGGCCAGGGCGCGGGCTTCTACGTCGATGCGACGCAAGGCCCCTGGGCGCCGCATTTCCGCATGGAAACCTATGTCACGGACGAGCTGATCGGCCTGATCGACGCGAACTTCCCTACGACCGGGGCGCGGTCGATCAGCGGCCATTCCATGGGCGGCCACGGCGCCCTGACGTTGGCCCTGAACCATCCCGACCTGTTCCGCTCGGTCTCGGCCTTCGCCCCCATCTGTTCGCCGACCCGCTGCCCCTGGGGCGAAAAGGCGTTCACCGCCTATCTAGGGCAGGATCGCGCCGCCAGGGACCGCCACGACGCGGCGAAACTGATCGCGGCCGGGGCCGCGCGCGGGGTCTATGACGACATCCTGGTGGACCAGGGCGACGCCGACAGCTTCCTGACCGACCAGCTGAAGCCCGAACTGCTGCAAGCCGCCGCCGACGCCGCCGGCCAGAAGATGACGATCCGCATCCAGCCCGGCTACGACCACTCCTACTTCTTCATGGCCAGCTTCATCGCCGACCACATCGCCTTCCACGCCGAACGGCTGAAGGGTTGA
- a CDS encoding superoxide dismutase — MAFTLPPLPYAYDALEPAIDKETMTFHHDKHHQTYVDNLNKAVDADAALQGQSLEDLFANISKLPKAVRNNGGGHWNHSLFWELLAPQGQTGEPSAELAAKIDADLGGLDKFKADFDAAGAGQFGSGWAWLILQDGKLKITSTPNQDNPLMDVVEEKGAVLLAADVWEHAYYLKYQNRRADYLKAFWSVVNWNKVNALFDAAK, encoded by the coding sequence ATGGCCTTCACCCTGCCCCCGCTGCCCTACGCCTATGACGCCCTGGAGCCGGCCATCGACAAGGAGACGATGACCTTCCACCACGACAAGCACCACCAGACCTATGTCGACAACCTGAACAAGGCCGTGGACGCCGACGCCGCCCTGCAGGGCCAGTCGCTGGAAGACCTGTTCGCCAACATCTCCAAACTGCCCAAGGCCGTGCGCAACAACGGCGGCGGCCATTGGAACCACAGCCTGTTCTGGGAACTGCTGGCGCCACAGGGCCAGACGGGCGAGCCCTCGGCCGAGTTGGCCGCCAAGATCGACGCCGACCTGGGCGGGCTGGACAAGTTCAAAGCCGATTTCGACGCCGCCGGCGCCGGCCAGTTCGGCTCGGGCTGGGCCTGGCTGATCCTTCAGGACGGCAAGCTGAAGATCACCTCCACCCCGAACCAGGACAATCCCCTGATGGACGTGGTCGAGGAGAAGGGCGCGGTCCTGCTGGCCGCCGACGTGTGGGAACACGCCTATTACCTGAAGTACCAGAACCGCCGCGCCGACTATCTGAAGGCCTTCTGGTCGGTGGTGAACTGGAACAAGGTCAACGCCCTGTTCGACGCCGCCAAGTAA
- the rpsD gene encoding 30S ribosomal protein S4, with translation MSKRHSAKYKIDRAMGENLWGRAKSPVNKRSYGPGQHGQRRKSKVSDFGLQLKAKQKLKGYYGNITEKQFAKTYDEATRRKGNTSENLIGLLESRLDAVVYRAKFVPTVWAARQFVSHGHVLVNGKKVDIGSYRVKPDDVVSVKEKSRNMALVLEAQQSSERDVPDYLELSDRSFAVRYVRVPELSDVPYPVKMEPNLVVEYYAS, from the coding sequence ATGTCCAAGCGCCACAGCGCCAAATACAAGATCGACCGCGCCATGGGTGAAAACCTGTGGGGCCGCGCCAAGTCGCCGGTCAACAAGCGCTCCTACGGCCCCGGCCAGCACGGTCAGCGCCGCAAGTCCAAGGTTTCCGACTTCGGCCTGCAGCTGAAGGCCAAGCAGAAGCTGAAGGGCTACTACGGCAACATCACCGAAAAGCAGTTCGCCAAGACCTATGACGAGGCGACGCGCCGCAAGGGCAACACCTCGGAAAACCTGATCGGCCTCTTGGAATCGCGCCTGGACGCCGTCGTCTATCGCGCCAAGTTCGTCCCGACCGTCTGGGCCGCCCGCCAGTTCGTCAGCCACGGCCACGTCCTGGTCAACGGCAAGAAGGTGGACATCGGCTCCTATCGCGTGAAGCCGGACGACGTCGTCTCGGTGAAGGAAAAGTCGCGCAACATGGCCCTGGTGCTGGAAGCCCAGCAGTCGTCGGAACGCGACGTGCCGGACTATCTGGAACTGTCGGACCGTTCGTTCGCCGTTCGCTACGTCCGCGTCCCGGAACTGTCGGACGTGCCGTATCCGGTGAAGATGGAACCGAACCTGGTCGTCGAATACTACGCTTCGTAA
- a CDS encoding NADH:flavin oxidoreductase/NADH oxidase, translating to MSLLFSPRRVGPLTLKNRIVVAPMCQYSAVDGVAQPWHAQHLGRLAVSGAGLVIVEATGVEAAGRITPDDTGLWNDAQAEAFADILKGIRTYSDTPIGVQLAHAGRKASTSAPWKGGGALSADDGAWETFAPSALPFRDDWHTPTAMTEADMDRVVDAFVQAARRADRAGFDLVELHAAHGYLLCEFLSPLSNQRTDAYGGSARNRARFPLRVAQALRDAWPRTKALGARFNGSDWIEGGVSLEEVMAFGQALHALGYDYLHLTSGGNVPRAAIPGDQPGYQVAFAEAMKAAAPEATVMAVGLIFDPQQAEAVVASGQADLVAIARAALDDPNWPRHAAVALGAPEDLPAQYAMAARGRWPDYGRSL from the coding sequence ATGAGCCTGCTGTTTTCACCCCGCCGCGTCGGGCCGCTGACGCTGAAGAACCGCATCGTCGTGGCGCCCATGTGCCAGTATTCGGCCGTCGACGGTGTGGCCCAGCCCTGGCACGCCCAGCACCTGGGCCGACTGGCCGTCTCCGGCGCCGGCCTGGTCATCGTGGAGGCGACGGGGGTGGAGGCGGCCGGCCGCATCACCCCGGACGACACCGGCCTGTGGAACGACGCCCAGGCCGAAGCCTTCGCCGACATCCTGAAGGGAATCCGCACCTATTCCGACACGCCCATCGGGGTGCAGCTGGCCCACGCCGGGCGCAAGGCCTCGACCAGCGCGCCATGGAAGGGCGGCGGCGCCCTGTCGGCCGACGATGGGGCCTGGGAGACCTTCGCCCCCTCGGCCCTGCCCTTCCGCGACGACTGGCACACGCCCACGGCCATGACCGAGGCGGACATGGACCGGGTGGTCGACGCCTTCGTCCAGGCCGCCCGCCGCGCCGACCGGGCCGGGTTCGACCTGGTCGAACTGCACGCCGCCCACGGCTATCTGCTGTGCGAATTCCTGTCGCCCCTGTCGAACCAGCGGACCGACGCCTATGGCGGCTCGGCCCGGAACCGGGCGCGCTTTCCGCTCAGGGTGGCCCAGGCTCTCCGCGACGCCTGGCCCCGGACCAAGGCCCTGGGCGCGCGCTTCAACGGCTCGGACTGGATCGAGGGCGGGGTGAGCCTGGAGGAGGTCATGGCCTTCGGCCAGGCTCTGCACGCCCTGGGCTACGACTATCTGCACCTGACCAGCGGCGGCAACGTTCCGCGCGCCGCCATTCCCGGCGACCAGCCCGGCTATCAGGTCGCGTTCGCCGAGGCGATGAAGGCCGCCGCACCCGAGGCGACGGTCATGGCGGTGGGTCTGATCTTCGATCCGCAACAGGCCGAAGCTGTCGTGGCGTCGGGTCAGGCGGACCTGGTGGCCATCGCCCGCGCGGCGCTGGACGATCCGAACTGGCCGCGTCACGCGGCCGTCGCCCTGGGCGCGCCCGAGGACTTGCCGGCGCAATACGCCATGGCCGCCAGAGGCCGCTGGCCCGACTACGGTCGGTCGCTCTGA
- a CDS encoding thioesterase family protein, with product MARALLTPREDREVFVVPLEVRPEHIDANGHVNNVVYVGWLQDAGTAHWNARFDEATRAKWSWVATRHEIDYLRGIEPGATGVVARTWVGQPQGPRFDRYVRIEDAQGRVCAQGVTEWVLVDAATLRPQRIPPAMLSVFEAISAGS from the coding sequence ATGGCCCGCGCCCTCCTGACGCCGCGCGAGGACCGAGAGGTCTTCGTCGTTCCGCTGGAGGTCCGGCCGGAACACATCGACGCCAACGGACACGTCAACAACGTCGTCTATGTCGGCTGGCTGCAGGACGCGGGCACGGCCCACTGGAACGCGCGCTTCGACGAGGCGACGCGGGCGAAATGGTCGTGGGTCGCGACCCGGCACGAAATCGACTATCTGCGCGGGATCGAACCCGGCGCGACCGGCGTGGTCGCCCGCACCTGGGTCGGCCAGCCGCAGGGGCCGCGCTTCGATCGCTATGTCCGCATCGAGGACGCCCAGGGCCGCGTCTGCGCCCAGGGCGTCACCGAATGGGTGCTGGTGGACGCCGCGACCCTGAGGCCGCAGCGTATTCCGCCCGCGATGCTGAGCGTGTTCGAAGCTATTTCAGCGGGTTCATGA
- the grxD gene encoding Grx4 family monothiol glutaredoxin — MTDTASADPVHAFIGDTVAQHDVVLFMKGTPDQPRCGFSSLAVQILDHVGAAFVGVDVLQDEALREGIKTFTDWPTIPQLYVKGEFVGGSDIIREMFQAGELQALMAEKGVVLGEV, encoded by the coding sequence GTGACCGACACCGCCTCCGCCGACCCCGTCCACGCCTTCATCGGCGACACCGTCGCCCAGCACGACGTGGTGCTGTTCATGAAGGGCACGCCGGACCAGCCGCGCTGCGGCTTCTCCTCCCTGGCGGTGCAGATCCTGGACCATGTCGGCGCGGCCTTCGTCGGCGTGGACGTGCTTCAGGACGAGGCCCTGCGCGAAGGCATCAAGACCTTCACCGACTGGCCCACCATTCCCCAGCTCTATGTGAAGGGCGAGTTCGTCGGCGGTTCGGACATCATCCGCGAGATGTTCCAGGCGGGCGAGCTTCAGGCCCTGATGGCCGAAAAGGGCGTCGTCCTGGGCGAGGTCTGA
- a CDS encoding aldo/keto reductase yields the protein MRYRPFGATSSAVSSITLSFGDEALARGRKAALELIYSALEAGVNTFRLETADPVAAEVLGEALSYVERSLVCVILTLGVGYGRGPDRDFSAEGMTGAIDRALHFSGLGWIDLALLQEPGEHELPQASLQALKTLRATGRVKLLGVAGGGQVMDAYVSTGAFDVLATPLDINVDWRIRNRIRTARQQDMAVFAYDYFHDRRRRSPDEPLFKKGLFGLGKAKRPPDTPQKDAFGFLYRTQGWTAETICLGYVLSDPSVSSVIVRAADVEQLALLTAVPERDMPPGLAAQIEMGRVIASDAA from the coding sequence ATGCGCTATCGTCCCTTCGGCGCGACCAGCTCCGCCGTTTCCAGCATCACCCTGAGCTTCGGCGACGAAGCCCTGGCGCGCGGGCGCAAGGCGGCGCTGGAGCTGATCTATTCCGCCCTGGAGGCCGGGGTGAACACCTTCCGGCTGGAGACCGCCGACCCGGTCGCCGCCGAGGTGCTGGGCGAGGCCCTGTCCTATGTCGAGCGCAGCCTGGTGTGCGTGATCCTGACCCTGGGCGTCGGCTACGGCCGGGGTCCGGATCGGGACTTTTCGGCCGAGGGCATGACCGGCGCCATCGACCGCGCCCTGCATTTCTCCGGCCTGGGCTGGATCGATCTGGCCCTGCTGCAGGAGCCGGGCGAGCATGAACTGCCCCAGGCGTCGCTCCAGGCGCTGAAGACCCTGCGGGCGACCGGGCGGGTCAAGCTGCTGGGCGTGGCGGGCGGCGGCCAAGTGATGGACGCCTATGTCTCCACCGGCGCCTTCGACGTCCTGGCCACGCCGCTGGACATCAACGTCGACTGGCGCATCCGCAACCGCATCCGCACGGCCCGCCAACAGGATATGGCGGTCTTCGCCTACGACTATTTCCACGACCGGCGGCGGCGTTCTCCGGACGAGCCGCTCTTCAAGAAGGGCCTGTTCGGCCTGGGCAAGGCCAAACGTCCGCCGGACACGCCGCAGAAGGACGCCTTCGGCTTTCTGTATCGCACCCAGGGCTGGACGGCCGAGACCATCTGCCTGGGCTATGTGCTCAGCGATCCGTCGGTTTCCAGCGTCATCGTGCGGGCCGCCGATGTCGAGCAACTGGCGCTCCTGACCGCGGTTCCCGAGCGCGACATGCCTCCCGGCCTGGCCGCCCAGATCGAAATGGGTCGCGTGATCGCCAGCGATGCGGCCTGA
- a CDS encoding BolA family transcriptional regulator — MPMSVETLRQHLVDAFPDAEIAIEDLAGDGDHYRARIVSTAFAGVPRVRQHQMVYAALKGQMGGELHALALETAAPEG, encoded by the coding sequence ATGCCCATGTCCGTCGAAACCCTGCGACAGCATCTAGTCGACGCCTTCCCCGATGCGGAGATCGCGATCGAGGATCTGGCGGGCGACGGCGACCACTATCGCGCGCGCATCGTCTCGACCGCCTTCGCCGGCGTGCCGCGCGTGCGCCAGCACCAGATGGTCTATGCGGCCCTGAAGGGCCAGATGGGCGGCGAACTGCACGCCCTGGCGCTCGAAACCGCCGCTCCGGAAGGCTGA
- a CDS encoding GNAT family N-acetyltransferase translates to MSRNRLTTDRLVLTPATLGDLTDLLTLWKNEDFTRHIMGRALSEEEIWFRLLRDLGHWAARGHGNWSVRLRDGGDYVGSVGVFDYRRDLDPPFDAPELGWGVAPAFQGRGYAAEALTAVLGWADRVLGAPRTVCMIAPENLASLKLAARVGYRAYATAIYKDHSVQLFERPCAGA, encoded by the coding sequence ATGTCGCGGAACCGGCTGACCACCGACCGCCTGGTCCTTACGCCCGCCACCCTCGGCGACCTGACCGACCTGCTGACCTTGTGGAAGAACGAGGACTTCACGCGCCACATCATGGGCCGCGCCCTGTCGGAGGAAGAGATCTGGTTCCGCCTGCTGCGCGACCTGGGCCACTGGGCGGCGCGGGGCCACGGGAACTGGAGCGTCCGGCTGCGCGACGGCGGCGACTATGTCGGCAGCGTGGGCGTGTTCGACTATCGCCGCGACCTGGACCCGCCCTTCGATGCGCCCGAACTGGGCTGGGGCGTGGCGCCGGCCTTTCAGGGGCGGGGCTATGCGGCCGAGGCCCTGACGGCCGTGCTGGGCTGGGCCGACCGCGTTCTTGGGGCCCCGCGCACCGTCTGCATGATCGCGCCGGAAAACCTGGCGTCCTTGAAGCTGGCGGCGCGCGTCGGCTACCGCGCCTATGCGACCGCGATCTACAAGGATCATTCGGTCCAGCTGTTCGAACGGCCGTGCGCCGGGGCGTAG
- the radC gene encoding DNA repair protein RadC yields the protein MLDHTPPGPDAPASKTRPRHGGHRDRLRERAAKGGLDALPDYELLELLLFRSVPYKDTKPLAKDLLARFGGLEGIGAASHEAIEGQVARSMRYAVGKATRAVALDLQLIFDVTRRIAREPTEKRPVISSWTALLAYVRVALQHEPREQFRVIYLDKKNQLILDEVQNRGTVDHAPVYPREVVRRALELSASALILLHNHPSGDPTPSRADVEMTKQVVQAGRPLNIEVHDHLVVGRDGVASFKQLGLM from the coding sequence ATGCTCGACCATACGCCGCCGGGCCCGGATGCGCCCGCATCCAAGACCAGGCCCCGCCACGGCGGGCATCGGGACCGTCTGCGCGAACGGGCGGCGAAGGGCGGGCTGGACGCCCTGCCCGACTACGAGCTGCTGGAGCTGCTGTTGTTCCGCAGCGTGCCCTACAAGGACACCAAGCCGCTGGCCAAGGACCTGTTGGCGCGGTTCGGCGGGCTGGAGGGGATCGGGGCGGCCAGTCACGAGGCGATCGAGGGTCAGGTGGCGCGGTCCATGAGATACGCCGTCGGCAAGGCGACGCGGGCGGTGGCGCTGGACCTTCAACTGATCTTCGACGTGACGCGACGGATCGCGCGCGAGCCGACGGAGAAACGGCCGGTCATCTCGTCGTGGACGGCGCTGCTGGCCTATGTCCGCGTGGCTCTTCAGCACGAGCCGCGCGAGCAGTTCCGGGTCATCTACCTGGACAAGAAGAACCAGTTGATCCTGGACGAGGTGCAGAACCGGGGCACGGTCGACCATGCACCGGTCTATCCGCGCGAGGTGGTGCGGCGCGCGCTGGAGCTGTCGGCCAGTGCCTTGATTCTGCTCCATAATCACCCCTCTGGCGATCCAACGCCCAGCCGCGCCGACGTGGAGATGACCAAACAGGTGGTGCAGGCCGGCCGACCGCTGAACATCGAGGTCCACGACCACCTGGTCGTCGGCCGCGACGGGGTGGCCAGCTTCAAGCAATTGGGCCTGATGTGA
- the map gene encoding type I methionyl aminopeptidase: MYETPELETDVLVRSSAIRIHAPEDFEGMRKAGRLVAEALDMIAAHVKPGVTTGAIDDLIREFTLDHGGLPACLGYKGYEKTVCTSINHVVCHGIPGDKVLKDGDIVNIDHTVIVDGWHGDSSRMYAVGEINARAKKLIDVTYQSLEIGLEQVKPGNTFGDIGFAIQKFVEAQRMSVVRDFCGHGIGRVFHDSPNVLHYGRKGEGATLKPGMFFTVEPMVNLGKPHVKVLSDGWTAVTRDKSLSAQCEHTIGVTEDGLEIFTASPAGLFRPN, translated from the coding sequence ATGTACGAAACGCCCGAACTGGAAACCGACGTCCTGGTCCGTTCCAGCGCCATCCGCATCCACGCGCCCGAGGATTTCGAGGGCATGCGCAAGGCCGGTCGTCTGGTGGCCGAGGCGTTGGACATGATCGCCGCCCATGTGAAGCCGGGCGTGACGACCGGCGCCATCGACGACCTGATTCGGGAATTCACCCTGGACCACGGCGGCCTGCCCGCCTGCCTGGGCTACAAGGGCTACGAGAAGACGGTCTGCACCTCCATCAACCACGTCGTCTGTCATGGGATTCCCGGCGACAAGGTTCTGAAGGACGGCGACATCGTCAACATCGACCACACCGTCATCGTCGATGGCTGGCACGGCGACAGCAGCCGGATGTATGCGGTGGGCGAAATCAACGCCCGGGCGAAAAAGCTGATCGACGTCACCTATCAGTCGCTGGAGATCGGGCTGGAACAGGTCAAGCCGGGCAATACGTTCGGCGACATCGGCTTCGCCATCCAGAAGTTCGTCGAGGCCCAGCGCATGAGCGTGGTGCGCGACTTCTGCGGCCATGGCATCGGCCGGGTCTTCCACGACAGCCCCAACGTCCTGCACTATGGCCGCAAGGGCGAGGGCGCGACGCTGAAACCGGGCATGTTCTTCACCGTCGAGCCGATGGTGAACCTGGGCAAGCCGCACGTTAAGGTCCTGTCCGACGGCTGGACCGCCGTGACGCGCGACAAGTCCCTGTCCGCCCAGTGCGAGCACACCATCGGGGTGACGGAAGACGGACTGGAAATCTTCACGGCGTCACCGGCGGGGCTGTTCCGGCCGAACTGA
- a CDS encoding OmpP1/FadL family transporter, translating to MTSRNIARMGGIALTTALLAGVAAPAMAGSFYVQEQSTRGQGRANAGVGADKGVQSLWWNPAAIAGTQREVYTGLHGLILDSSVDDRGSTLTYNVPVTGVGLVSRTYPVNGDPHVHDVVESGVVPNFAVSTPIGDRFNIGLAVQAPYNFTTKYLPDDFARYDALTSELRSANISLVGAMKVTDWLDVGAGFDAQYAKATLSSALPNAPIPAVLSPAYVVSPSTDGRNQLEGDGWNYGWNAGAQMHFGKLDLGLSYRSEIKHELDGTVNISGLTGVLAGANVSADGAARFTTPWYATVSARYAVNDRLTLNAQVNQIGWSKFDAIRINYGATGASTIVQDYDDVTTGALGFDYKIDPTMTFRAGVGYDPTPTPDDHRTARIPDGDRWLYAAGLSKTVGSMTFDGAVTYIDIDTATINDTRDVYGNGLVVSSLRGEAKGNGVGFSLGATWNF from the coding sequence ATGACCTCCAGGAATATCGCTCGCATGGGCGGCATCGCCCTGACCACCGCCCTGCTGGCGGGCGTCGCCGCGCCCGCCATGGCCGGCTCCTTCTACGTTCAGGAACAATCGACCCGCGGCCAGGGCCGGGCCAACGCCGGCGTCGGCGCCGACAAGGGCGTCCAGTCGCTGTGGTGGAACCCCGCCGCCATCGCCGGAACCCAGCGCGAAGTCTATACGGGCCTGCACGGCCTGATCCTGGATTCCAGCGTCGACGACCGCGGTTCGACCCTGACCTACAACGTTCCTGTCACCGGCGTCGGCCTCGTCAGCCGCACCTATCCGGTCAACGGCGACCCGCATGTCCATGACGTGGTCGAAAGCGGCGTCGTGCCGAACTTCGCCGTCTCGACCCCCATCGGCGACCGCTTCAACATCGGCCTGGCGGTCCAGGCGCCGTACAACTTCACCACCAAATATCTGCCGGACGACTTCGCCCGTTACGACGCCCTGACGTCCGAACTGCGCTCGGCCAACATCAGCCTGGTCGGCGCGATGAAGGTCACGGACTGGCTGGACGTCGGCGCCGGCTTCGACGCCCAGTACGCCAAGGCCACCCTGTCGTCGGCCCTGCCGAACGCGCCGATCCCGGCCGTCCTGTCGCCGGCCTATGTCGTGTCTCCGTCGACGGACGGCCGTAATCAACTGGAAGGCGATGGCTGGAACTACGGCTGGAACGCCGGCGCCCAGATGCATTTCGGCAAGCTGGACCTGGGCCTGTCCTACCGTTCGGAAATCAAGCACGAGCTGGATGGCACGGTGAACATCTCGGGCCTGACCGGGGTTCTGGCCGGCGCCAACGTCTCGGCCGACGGCGCGGCCAGGTTCACCACGCCGTGGTACGCCACCGTTTCGGCCCGCTACGCCGTCAACGACCGCCTGACCCTGAACGCCCAGGTCAACCAGATCGGCTGGAGCAAGTTCGACGCCATCCGCATCAACTACGGTGCGACCGGCGCCTCGACCATCGTTCAGGACTACGACGACGTCACCACCGGCGCGCTCGGCTTCGACTACAAGATCGACCCGACCATGACCTTCCGCGCGGGCGTGGGCTATGACCCGACCCCGACCCCGGACGATCACCGCACCGCCCGCATCCCCGACGGCGACCGCTGGCTGTACGCCGCCGGCCTGTCCAAGACGGTCGGCTCCATGACGTTCGACGGCGCCGTCACCTACATCGATATCGACACGGCGACGATCAACGACACCCGCGACGTCTATGGCAACGGCCTGGTCGTCTCCAGCCTGCGCGGCGAGGCCAAGGGCAATGGCGTCGGCTTCTCGCTGGGCGCGACCTGGAACTTCTAG